The genome window ATGAGCTTCTTCTAAAGAATGCTCAGCAGCGCCCTCCTGGGTCTGCCCCTCTGCCTGAGGTACATTTCAATGTGCATAAGACTGAGAATAAGAAAGGATTCAAGAAAAACTTCAagaatcctcctggacctcacAAATTCAAGAAGAACAAATTCCACAAGAAAggtaaaggaaaaggaaaaggaaatggcAAGCCTCTACCATCTAAGGGCAACAGAGCTTGCCTTAAATGTGGTACTGAGGGCCATTTTGCTAGGGACTGCACTTGCCCTAAGCACCTTGTTCTGTTGTATCAACAATCCCTAAAGAAGCCAAAGTCTGATAAGCCTGGTTTTGAGGCTCATTTCAATTCTACTGAAGCACCAATTGAGGTTGGAAGTTCTTCACTGGCTTCTGGTGACCTGAAGAACACTCTTGCTAAAGAGCACCTCAATGTGGTTGACAACAAGCCCCCACTTCTACAAGAAGATGAATCTGATGATATGATCATTGAGTATATGTCAAAGGATCCATTTGGAGATTTGGCATAAATCTCTCATGCTTGGAGATTTGATCATGATCACTGTGGCTTGTGTGGTTGTTCTATACTGTCTTTATAATGTTGTTGTAATAAGTAGAGGTATACAATCTCATGTGTTGAGATGTAACACACTCTACAAGACCAGTGTTGGGTCCTGTGTGTAGTGCGAACTCATTGGATGAGTCGCCATACCATTATTGTAATATTGTTTCGACATTGTGATATTTAAATATCATGTTATGTATAGTACTAAGTTGCATCATAAAATTCTTATTCAGAATTTTTATTTATGTATAGATGCATAATGATGTCAACTCGACGGAAGAGGAATTATGCCTTGTGGACAGTTGTACCACAAACTCTATACTTAGGGAGATCAAATACTTTCAGAATCTTAAGAAAAGAGATGGGAAAGTTTTGACCATCGCCGGACGCGATGCTGTGATAGTTGGCTCTGGTCGAGCAACTATTACCCTCCCCATGGGTACTGAAATTGTGATCGAGGACGCATTATTGTATCCTGATTCGACACGTACCCTCCTAAGTTTTAGAGATATCCGGCAAAATGGATTTCATATTGAAACccatgatgaaaatcaagaagagtTTCTCTTCTTGACCAAGCCGAATAAATATGGCAAGCGCATATGCGAGAAAATTCCATCACTCACGTCAGGGTTGTACTATACATATATTAAGAGCAATGCACATGTTGCATATAAGGTAATTTTCCAAGATGTTGATGCATTCCAAATTTGGCATGATCGACTTGGTCATCCTGGCGTAGGGATGATGAGGAAAATTACAGGCAATTCAATTGGCCATAATCTGCCCACAACAAGTTTTCCCAAATCTCAGGATTTTGTTTGCACCGCATGTGCAACTGGGAAACTTATTTTGAGACCATCATATCTCAAAATTAAAGCTGAACCGCTTAAATTCCTTGAAAGGATTCAAGGAGATATTTGTGGGCCCATTATGCCAACTTCTGGGCCGTTCAGGTATTTCATGGTACTGATTGACGCATCTACTAGATGGTCACATGTGTGTTTACTATCAACACGCAACCATGCATTTGCCAAGATAATGTCTCAAATTATCAAGTTAAAGGCAAATTTTCCTGAACATCGGATTAGTTCAATCCGAATGGACAATGCTGCTGAATTCAAATCTCAGGCATTCAATGATTATTGTATGGCGCTGGGGATTCAAGTACAGCACTCGGTACCGTATGTCCACACCCAGAATGGTTTGGCTGAGTCACTAATCAAGAGGATTAAACTCATAGCAAGGCCATTATTGATGAATTGCAAATTGCCTTCGTCGTGTTGGGGTCATGCAGTTCTGCACGCTGCTGACCTTATACAATTACGACCAACTGCATACCATTCAACATCCCCAATACAAATGGTACGTGGAAATCCTCCAAGTATTTCCCATTTGCGTAAATTTGGATGTTGTGTATACATTCCAATCTCACCACCTCAGAGAACAGCTATGGGCCCACACAGGAAAGTGGGGATCTATGTGGGATTTCAATCTTCGTCGATCATTAAGTATTTAGAACCCTTAACAGGGGATCTATTTACAGCCCGTTTTGCTGACTCTATCTTTGATGAGGAACATttcccggcattagggggagaattTAAGTACCAAAAAGAATGCCAGGAAATAAATTGGAATACTCCATGTGTTCCAGGTTCTGATCCACGTACTTCAGAAACTGAACTGCAAGTTCAGAAAATTATACATTTGCAAAGACTTGCAAATGAACTGCCAGATGCATTCACTAATTACAAAGGTGTCACTAAATCATTCATTCCTGCTAGGAATGCACCAGAAAGAGTGGAAGTACCGAATAAGGCCACTCAACTCCTAGAGAGGAGAAGTATGGTGAATAAGCGCTGTTCTGTTGCTAAGAAGCAAAGAACAATAGTGAATGCAAAAGGACACCAATATGATACAATGTATCATGTGGATTGTGATGATCCACAACCCAGCTCGGATGTGCACATAACCGAGGCTGGGACATCGGAAAATCCTGGACACATCAATTTGGGAAATTCTGATGAGTCTCTAAGGAATGATGAAATTGCCATCAActatgttgagactggtgaaacatATGATAGAAAAGCTACCAATGTCGACATATATTTCTCCGAGCAGATTGCTGAGGACCTTCAAAATGATCTAGATCCAAAGACCATGGCAGAGTGCAGTAAGCGCTCGGATTGGATCAAATGGAAGGCAGCAATCGAAGCGGAGTTAGCCTCGCTTTACAAAAGAGAAGTTTTCTCTGCTGTAATACCTACACCACGTGATATCTTCCCTGTGGGATATAAGTGGGTTTTCATTCGGAAACGAAATGAAAATGGTGAGGTAGTGAGATACAAAGCAAGGCTAGTAGCACAAGGGTTTACGCAAAGACCCGGCGTTGATTTCAACGAAACTTATTCACCAGTCATGAGTGCAATAACATTCCGATATTTAATATCTTTGGCAGTGCAAAATCGTCTATATTTGCAGTTGATGGACGTAGTGACCGCATATCTTTATGGGTCACTGGATTCTGATATATACATGAAAGTTCCTGATGGAATAGATGTACCGAATCCAAAGGCAAAGCGCAACATGTATTGTGTAAAGTTGCAGAAGTCATTATATGGCTTAAAACAATCGGGCAGAATGTGGTACAACCGATTGAGTGAATTCCTTTTACGTAAGGGATACACGAAAAATGATGATTGCCCGTGCGTCTTCATCAAAAGATCCAAAGTGGGATTCTGTATCATATCAGTTTATGTTGATGACCTTAACATCATAGGAAATAAACTTGATATTGATGAAGCACGTCATCATTTAACGACGGAATTTGAGATGAAGGATTTGGGTAAAACCAAATTTTGCTTAGGTCTACAACTTGAGCATTTACCTTCTGGAATCCTTGTACATCAAAGTACATATACCCAAAAGGTATtggaaaaattcaatatgcatatGTCTTATCCTTCAAAGACTCCTATGGTGGTCAGATCTTTGGATTTAAAGAAAGATCCATTCAGACCACGGGATGATGAAGAACAGACATTGGGACCGGAGTTCCCATATCTCAGTGCTATTGGTGCATTGATGTATCTTGCTAACAATACCCGGTCGGATATTGCTTTTGCAGTAAATTTGTTAGCAAGGCACAGTTCTGCCCCAACGAAAAGACACTGGGTTGGCATTAAGAATATTTTCAGATACCTAAATGGCACAAAGGATCTAGGACTCTTTTACAAGAGAAGTAATGATCCTAGTTTAATTGGGTATACAGATGCTGGCTATTTATCTGATCCCCACAATGGCCGATCGCAAACAAGATTCGTATTCTTACAAGGTGGAACTGCCATATCGTGGAAATCGTCTAAACAGACTTTGGTGACCACGTCCACCAACCATTCTGAAATAATTGCATTATTTGAAGCATCACGTGAATGTGTATGGCTTCGTAGAATGGTGAATCATATACTCACAACTTGTGGTATTGGTTCTCTTGACTCACCAAcaattatctatgaagataattcagcttgtgttgttcagatggatacaggttatatcaagagcaatatcaataagcatatttctcctaaactgttttatccccatgaacttcaggaaaaaggggatataaacatcttgcaaacaaagtcttgtgataatcttgcaGATCTATTCACAAAATCCCTACCATACTCTACAtttcagaaatgtgttgaggggattggtatgagaagacttaagaGCTTGCAAGGTTCAGGGGGAGTAATTCCCCATGATATATAACCCGTATTAaaccatcatattacactcttttctttgtatgagttttgccttgctaaggttttctcattcaaagtttttaacgaggtaatatcaacaaagctatatgcttcatcattaaTTTTCCCTACAGGGGTTTTTATacatgatgattacaagcatatttttCTTTTGGAGACAATGTGGTTTATTCTCATTATCCAAAAGATattgtgtactccttatttttcccacagggtttttgaggagatcaaatattggatgacAACTTGCAGATGATCAAATGTATTTgggttgatcaagggggagtgttacaaaaGGTTTCACATGTGATCAATCCCAACTGGTGGCAGTTATTGCCTAAGGGTCGCACCCCTTGGGGACCCTATGTACTACACTATATATACATCTATCTCTACAATAAAGACACGATTCTCTGTCATTTGTCTCTGTTGTTTTCCATTTGCCACTGAGCACTGCAATAGATCACAACACTTCTCTCACATCACATGATTTGGGAATATAGGATGGAGGGGAAGGAAAGCCGATGATACACATGGTCTGGAAGTGTCAAGGGCGCATCCTCCAGAGCCGTCCACCTCCAGAGCCGGATGGACGGGGCTAGAGATGGCAATAGGGACCCGATCCTGATTCCCTgcggggaattcctctattagaGGATGGGGATAGGGGAGTTTCTTCCCCCACGGGGATGTAAACGGGGGAAAATTCTCccccgacgggtaaacggggaCAGGGATGGAGAAGCATTACCATCCCCGTTCCCCACGGAGACCCGTTAGACTTACATGTGACAatgttttcatgtaatagttaatgataaaaataaagaaTTATCTTGTCAAGAGATCATCCGTTGTACAAATACATTGATTTTAATGCGCACATAATGATTTTTACAtctaacaatgtgtataagtatgtgtataagtgacaatgttttacattaataacaaatgaagtacgatttaattataatttaagcggggatGGGGATTCCGACGGAAATTTATCCCTgtggggaacggggatggggaagaaatgtcccccgcaagcgttcgtggggatcGCCGCGGGGAAATTTTTTCGTCACGGGGACGGGTTTGGTGAGCTAAAACccgacggggaattccccgttgccatccGTAGACGGGGCAAACGAACCTAGTCACCGCGCCGGATGGACGGTGCCCACGCGCGGGTGGACGCGGCAGCGAATCCCGCAACACACCTGATCGGTCAGGACCCGCCGGCCCCCACGTGCGGTGCGACCGCGGACCGACCCCGCTGCCATGCCACCGGCGCTGATCCGCCTTGTGTGCATACATTTACAGACTGCCGTATGCCCGTATCCCGAGACGAATTTACCTTCTCGGATCACCGGCTACCGACACCTGCCTTTGGGTACCGGATCCAGTACCAGATCTTCTCCATGCTCGCTGTCTTCTTTTACAGTACTATACCACTAGTTCTACTGCTCCTCACCGTAAATTAGTTGGACCAATAACGgcgcgccacgccacgccaccatAGCACAGCCAGCTCCAACTCTCACCAGCCCAACAAGACCCGAGCCCTGCCAGCCAGGACGATGACTCAGGTCAGGTCAGGTCATGAACAGCACAGTACAGCGTTGGCCCGAATTATGGAGTCACAAAAGGTGGAACGAGAAGAGAAATTAAGTTGGCATGGCTGATTGATCATAGTAGTGCTCGTGAACGTGGTAGCCAGGCTCCCATGCCAAGCCCCCTTCAAAAAATAGTCATGGCAGTACAAGGGAAAGCGTAATAAAGCAGTGCTAGCCCGACATGCGTGAAGCAGCATTATAACGTCCTCCTCTTTTGTTTGTTTATTTATTACGCACCACTGGGCTTTCTCTGTACTGTACGCGGCAATGGGCGCGCGCTACGTGGGGTGGGGATCGGGATGGGGTGCACGGCCGGTAAAGCGACGGCCGAGGAGGAGGGCGAAGCGATCATGACATGGTGGATCGGCGCAGCTGGCTTTGCGTCGGCGCCATGCCAAAGGAAAGGAAAGTGCCGCTTCTTCTCGTTGGCCCAAGCGATCGGTTGTGGCTTGTGGGGGTGGGGccatctccctccctccctctctctctctcggggACGGTGAAACGGCGCTGGATGTCGCCCGGCGAGGAATTGAGATCCCAGCCGGTGGCAGATCACATCATTAGGCAATTAGCAACGCATAAACAAAGGATCCTGAGATGAGCCGGAGGACCACCGCACCGCACCTACCCCCGGCCACCCGCGATCAGGCCTCCTTGCCCTATCCCAGAGATTATCCGCGTCATCGCCCCTTGCCATGGTTTCAACTGTGTACCAACGAGTGATTCCAGGAAGACCTGAACTCGTGTGCCCCTCAAACACTTGCAGAGCCTGCCTGATTGAATTCGGGGTACAAATGAGACCTATTCAACTGAAGAGAACTGATAGGGAGTACTCCTACACGGGAACCAGAGCGACCAAGAAACGAGAGTAACCAAGTCAATGTATTAAAACAAAAAAAATAAACATATCAACATCGACATCCAAGTAGTACAGAACGGGACCGATGTAGGGAGTATATATATTATTTAGCTTGAACAAGGTTTCTGCACGCAAGCTAACAACACACTTATCTGCACCTCAACCTGAATGACATCCATGAGATCAAATCACATCAAATATACAGATGGCTACACAAATGACGACGAGCTCTTCGTTTTCGCCAGGTTCTTTTGGACACTTATATATATTTTATTCAAAACAACAAGAGAGGGAGAAGGAAAAAAAAACACTGGAACAGGGATCCAGACACTtggctccccccccccccccccaccaatCTAAATCCAGCATGGTCACCGCCTCACCAACACAAGAACCATCCGATTGAAAATCTTGTTTCCAACCCATCCTCGGACCTCGGATGCATACTCTTTTTCGATCCCAAACCTTCGACTCTCCGCCGCGGAGTCATGTAGCAGCATGCAGTAAGCAACAGCAAATGATGACAGATGGATATAAATACGCCTCTAGGATTTTGCAACATAGACcaccgcggggggggggggggggggggggggggggggcagggtTCTGCTCAATGTTTTTCGGCCTGTCCGGCATCAGGAGAGACGATGGGCTGATACTGCGGTGGCAACGTTGGAGGTGCTGCAGCCGCCTGCGAGTAGTAGACCTGTGGGCGCGTAGGATCAGCGTACTCGTAACCAAAGTTGCCAGCCATCATGTTTGAGACAGGCTGTGGCGAGGGGTGGTGGTGCGACTGAATGATGTGGTGGTATGCCATCCCAGCATATCCAGGAGGAGCTGCGCTGGGCGCTGGAGCAGGCGTGGCGGCAGCTGTTGTTCGATAGACGCCAGGCTGTTGTTGCAGTTCAGGCCTTACAGCCATCTGAGGGATTGGCACGGTCGGCTTTGGCGCTGTGTCAACAAGGGTAGGAGGAGGTGGTGGCAAGGTGGCCTGGGCGCCAGGAGGCATGCTGTATGGCTGGTGTGCGTTCTGCTGCATAGGAAGGTAGTACATCCCCGTGTTTGGGTCGAAtgcgggtgcctgctgctgcctcGGCACGGTCTGGGGTGCCTGCTGTGGAACAGGGTGGTGGTGGTAATAGGACTGGATTGGAATGAAGGTGCCAGTGGCCGGGTTGTGGATGAAATGCTGGTTTCCGGCAGAAACAATCTGCTGCTGAGGAGCTGGTTGCTGTGGCTGCTGCGGTGGTAAATGTTGCTGCGGTGGTGGATGTTGCTGTGGCGCGTGCATCTGGGCAAGGACATATCCAGCTGGGACCTGTGTTGCAGCGGCAGCTGCAGCGTCCGGAGCTGATACAGGGAGGCGGTAGCTGGCAGCTTCCGTTCCCACCGGCATGTCTCGTTTCAAGTCGGCCGGAGGAGATCTGTCATTATAGTAGACGGCTCTGAAACAATAGATCAAACATACGGTCCACATAAGGTTTCATCCTAGCTCGTCTGGAAAGCACTCTCtcaggcagtggataatcaaggtCGAACAATATATATACGTTAAAATTGGTCAAATCAACATACCTGTTGGTGGGATCAACAATTGCCGGAACCTCCTGCTTGAGAAGTTGTGCTTTCCGACCTCCGCCACCGTGATCGGACTTATCATCGTCAGAGAACACTCTGCTGGACGCCTCAGAGGGCGACATGCCGGTCATGGCAGGGATCGGCACCTGCTGTTGATGTTGCATGTACGGCGGCAGCTGCTGCTCGGAGATCCCCATCTGCGCGAAGTGGTCCTCCACGGCGGTAGGTTGCATGATGCGGGCGTCCGACGGGCGGTCCTCCGGCCGCACGCGTATAGGCGGAAGGTTCGATAGCGACGGGGCCGAGGAGGTGGACCCGAACGAAGAGTTCTTATCCAGCATCGGCGAGTCTGGCACGGACTGGACGTCGTGCGGGTGCCTCCCGGCACCGGCGGCGGCAGCGACGGCGGTGGCGCCCGCCGGGAGCTTCGGCTGGCTGGCGCGCTGGTCCTCCGCGGGAGCCGAGTTGGTCACGCCGCTGCGGGAGTGCACGGAGGAGTCGTCCTCTAGGCCGAGAAGGCAGTTGACAGAAGCTGAGTCGGTGGAGATCCCTCTCGGGATGCCGTCGAGGGAGCCAGAGATGGCGCTGTTGAGGGCGTCGACGAACCAGTTCTCGGACTTCGAAGAGTCGTCCAGCAGGGAGCCGAGCGAGGACGAGGACTCGGGGGTGGCGGGGAAGAGGAAGAGGCGGATCCGGGAGGTGCGCGAGGATCCGCTGCCGGAGGAGGTCGCGGCGATGCGGTCGTACTCGTCGACGAGGTTGTCGAGGTCCTCGTCCGTAGAGACGGAGATGAGGGAGTCGAGGTCCTCGT of Zea mays cultivar B73 chromosome 8, Zm-B73-REFERENCE-NAM-5.0, whole genome shotgun sequence contains these proteins:
- the LOC100279440 gene encoding uncharacterized protein LOC100279440, with protein sequence MEPLPSATAAGVGAPGPGPGYPESTESSPRSRGGDSWDEPFPSSAAAAAGGGGRLRLMCSFGGRIVPRPTDKSLCYLGGETRIVAVDRHASLADVHARLSRSLLGGRPFTLKYQLPNEDLDSLISVSTDEDLDNLVDEYDRIAATSSGSGSSRTSRIRLFLFPATPESSSSLGSLLDDSSKSENWFVDALNSAISGSLDGIPRGISTDSASVNCLLGLEDDSSVHSRSGVTNSAPAEDQRASQPKLPAGATAVAAAAGAGRHPHDVQSVPDSPMLDKNSSFGSTSSAPSLSNLPPIRVRPEDRPSDARIMQPTAVEDHFAQMGISEQQLPPYMQHQQQVPIPAMTGMSPSEASSRVFSDDDKSDHGGGGRKAQLLKQEVPAIVDPTNRAVYYNDRSPPADLKRDMPVGTEAASYRLPVSAPDAAAAAATQVPAGYVLAQMHAPQQHPPPQQHLPPQQPQQPAPQQQIVSAGNQHFIHNPATGTFIPIQSYYHHHPVPQQAPQTVPRQQQAPAFDPNTGMYYLPMQQNAHQPYSMPPGAQATLPPPPPTLVDTAPKPTVPIPQMAVRPELQQQPGVYRTTAAATPAPAPSAAPPGYAGMAYHHIIQSHHHPSPQPVSNMMAGNFGYEYADPTRPQVYYSQAAAAPPTLPPQYQPIVSPDAGQAEKH